The Seriola aureovittata isolate HTS-2021-v1 ecotype China chromosome 2, ASM2101889v1, whole genome shotgun sequence genome has a segment encoding these proteins:
- the pxk gene encoding PX domain-containing protein kinase-like protein isoform X3: protein MSFLEKPAPGRLLLDDTVPLTAVIEASQNLQSHTEYIIRVQRGVSSDNSWQVIRRYSDFDVLNSSLMVCGISLPLPPKKLIGNMDREFIAERQRGLQTYLDSITQHPLLSSSLTVKKFLDPNNYCANYTEIALQQVSMFFRSDLKWEVLEPLRDIGWRIRKKYFLIKNKEQPKERYLLSWVDLGPDKFLSDKDLQSAMKLLTSLSTPYLCPLLFSSTSESSALLIRPFSERGSLRDHICKVKTRESYLKKYCNPKKSQGLELPQIKLYGRQILEGLKLLHDGCIFYGHLHASNVIVDDGVCRLMDVENGMLGVPSVLRPSFTQLRKINTTESIDVFCFGHLLYEMTYGRPPDSVPIDQYPTVPYTAVVSVLQSILSTEACKSGMPTVSELIQTPLFSDVQLQHSEKLQIKVPSRLKEALKTAKESLEKRLQEEQRVLHQHRRLTRAQSHHGSEEEKKRRKILARKKSRQSAYENEEDVSVRNNNTSGSGASSPPTCPSSPTPPSTTEHAPF from the exons gtgATTCGCCGCTACAGTGACTTTGATGTTCTCAACAGCAGCCTGATG gtgtgCGGTATCagcctccctcttcctcctaAGAAGCTGATCGGAAACATGGACAGGGAGTTCATAgcggagaggcagagaggactGCAGACCTATTTGGACTCTATTACCCAGCATCCCCTGCTTTCCAGCTCCCTGACCGTCAAGAAGTTCCTGGACCCCAACAACTACTGCGCCAACTACACAG agaTCGCCCTGCAGCAGGTCTCCATGTTCTTCAGGTCGGACTTGAAGTGGGAGGTTCTGGAGCCGCTCAGAGACATCG GCTGGAGGATCaggaagaaatattttttaattaaaaacaaagagcagccCAAGGAGAGGTATCTGCTGAGCTGG gtggATCTGGGTCCTGATAAGTTCCTGTCTGACAAAGACCTGCAGTCGGCCATGAAGCTGCTAACCAGCCTCTCT acTCCATATCTCTGTCCGCTGTTGTTCTCCAGCACCAGTGAGTCTTCAGCTCTGCTCATCCGGCCGTTCAGTGAGAGAGGCTCTCTGAGAGACCACATCTGTAAG gtGAAGACCAGAGAGAGTTACCTGAAGAAGTACTGCAACCCGAAGAAGAGCCAGGGCCTCGAACTGCCGCAGATCAAACTGTACGGCCGCCAGATCCtggag ggCCTGAAGCTCCTCCACGATGGCTGCATATTTTACGGTCACCTGCACGCGTCCAACGTCATTGTGGATGACGGCGTGTGTCGACTGATGGATGTGGAGAACGGCATGCTGGGAGTTCCGTCAGTGCTACGACCCAGCTTCACCCAGCTCAGGAAGATCAAC acaacAGAGAGCATCGACGTCTTCTGCTTTGGACACTTATTGTACGAGATGACATACGGCCGACCGCCAGACAGCGTTCCCATTGATCAGTACCCCACTGTCCCCTACACAGCTGTGG tctcaGTGCTGCAGTCCATTCTGTCCACAGAAGCCTGTAAGAGCGGGATGCCGACAGTGTCGGAGCTCATCCAGACACC GTTGTTCAGCGACGTCCAGCTCCAGCACTCTGAAAAACTCCAGATCAAG GTTCCCAGCAGGTTAAAAGAGGCACTGAAGACGGCAAAGGAGAGTCTGGAAaagaggctgcaggaggagcagagagtg CTCCACCAGCACAGGAGGCTGACCAGAGCTCAGTCTCACCACGgctcagaggaagagaagaagaggaggaagatccTGGCGAGGAAG aaGTCCCGACAGTCAGCGTATGAAAATGAGGAAGACGTCTCTGTCAGAAACAACAATACCTCTG GTTCTGGAGCCAGTTCCCCTCCCACATGCCCCTCCTCCCCCACGCCCCCATCCACCACAG AGCATGCTCCATTCTGA